The following is a genomic window from Rutidosis leptorrhynchoides isolate AG116_Rl617_1_P2 chromosome 8, CSIRO_AGI_Rlap_v1, whole genome shotgun sequence.
aagaagcttctacataatgggctataatcttgatccaaaatatttgtatacttgcaagcccatatccaaaacacatagcccaaaatcaagtttaactTCCAACACTCCCAACCCTCCATTGTCCAAAGAAGCTAAAGCTTCTTCTCATTTAATACAATTAATCTTCATAATACTCTCAAACTCGTTAATCACAGATTTCGAACTTATAAAAAGAGAAAGAAAGTAAATGTTGAGTTTCCCATTATCGATTTAACTAACATTAGACGACCACCTATCGATAACAAATTTGAATTCCGACATGAAATTCGTATCTAGAAACGATCAATAAGAACCTTCGAACTAGCCACCCGATTCACGGTATTACCCATCAGTAGGCCAAAATAATCAAATGGGAACTCTCCCCTTTGGCAACTTGTACAACGAGTGAAAATGTCCACCTCCCCAACTTGTACTCCGACTCCATACAAGTTAGATTTACTAACGTTAACCTTCAAGCCTGAAAAGCTGTAAAAAGTACCGAGGACACTCATAATGTTATCCAAACTGTTTTTATTCCATTTCGAGATAATAAGAACGTCATCAGTATATAACAGATACGAAATCGTAACGTGATGTTTACCAACTTTCGCACCGATATGTCCTTGTTGACATTATCTTTCAATATAAGATGTAACCTTTCCATAATGAGCAAAAATTGGAGAGGGCCAAGCGGGTCTCCTTGCCTTAGTTCACGATGAACCTCAAATTCCAAGGACGGGCTTTCATTAGCTAGAATAGAACTCCTAGCCGCTGTTACAGTCATTCTTAACCAGGCGCGCCATTTATTACCAAAACCTGATAGCTCCGACATATGATTTATAAATCCCACTATACGGAGTCATATGTTTTCTAggataaattttattaaatttacCTTGAATATTATTATGGCAAAAGTAACGTTTATCAAATCTATCTACTGTATAAATTCATATGGACATTATTTAAATGTCTTTAAGACCATCTTTAACAATGATGGGCAAAAGTGGTGTGTTGAGGGTGAGGTGGAGTGTTTGGCGGGCGTGCTAGCAGTTTGGTAAATAATAGCGTGGTGTATTGAGTGACGTGTTaggtgatgtgttaaaatatgaTTGAAAGTTGAGTAAAAAAGGGGGCCACATTTTTGTCCCGTGCTACTAGTCATCACGCCTGGTGAGCACGCCTCCAACACACACCACTAGGGCGCGTGTTGGCTCTAAAAAGGTGGCAACAAGCCACCGTTAAAGGTGGCCTAACGTTTAACCAAATGATATGTGAGAATCACATCTATCAAAAGGTTATTGGTTTAAACTTATCTAGGGAAGTACATGTTTTGTGTGTAAGATTTATTTGTCAGATTTGATTTttctattatatttatttattattattatattatatttataaatttataaatttattattattattattattattattattattattattattattattattattattattattattattataataaacttaaaagtattaaaacttacaaaaaattagtgggaagcctagagacaatctgggcccccacacctctagcaatagcaaaacctatcctagtaaaaatatgagcagcagcaccggcaccaatatcttgcgccatcgaactcttctgaacccgctttagcaaagaaacagcatccttttctaattccccaagagaagaaaatgagaaaggaatgaaaccataaccaatcgcctgacagctagattcgtacttgacccgcttccgacgagccgcatcaaccacaacaCGTCCAGgaacaaagtcagaaagcccagactgtgtcaaaggagaagaccctgtcaagtcaacacaaacatcgcgaccacaatcccaggaataaagtaacacatctgcaggtctgagggccctgtcgttccctccagacaacccaatgtcaacctcctttctcgctgaaatcccagatcgataacaaacatcaacaagggaatcccgaacaacattatgtcgatgcttaatacccaccataccagcacaagacaccgcgtgatccccgaaaatatccccagtaaaaacccttgaacaggcagagcatgccgtcgagatagagaacaatggaacacccaaccggtagcacaacacacatcggtaagtctttgcgttcatcgtctgacccaaccccaaaatagggactgcccttagccaagtagaggtgtgatcaccctgctgcgatttccataaggccgattgtcggggagataatgaaaaagtggattctgcagaagcggtaacctttgtgaaataaacatctgccaatttcttcatgagtatgggggcagcgacctcactctgattacctaaaatatcaaacccaaccgttttattaaacagacccaatgcatcttcaaaagcacgaccaagaccaacaatacccgcatgacgtaggagcttggtctgcaacccagcagactgtaatcgagaagccagaaaagcataatgacgaacatctccctcagaataaacaccaagccctccaaatgcaaatggcaaggtggcaagccgccactgccaatcaccaaacccaggccctgaagcagtaacaatacgctccaaggaagatcgaagggctccatcgaaagcgcgttgagccgcctcaaatatactaggaggacaagtacgcaaggtaaagtagagtttagaaactcccgtacatgccctaagcaacaacaactcacactgaggatcatcaagcttagcaaccttatccataagcgcaatggacttggtcaccctttgcatcaccagttcactactaaaaccaagatcggaacttgcgggggccccaagcaacttaacaccatttaaaggtcgagcaatattaggaggaaagacacctacttgcctgctgcgagggtcctccgtaggccagaaaatttctgttttttcaacgttgagatgaagcccaaaacgaggcccatcgcccataatcaaatgcaaaaccttccccaccaccaaagtgtccccaataatagtgccatcatccaaataccacgcctgaagacaaacctcaaaattatctctgattttagaaaccaagggttgtaagaccaaagcaaaaagtagcggaccaaggggatcaccctgttgcaccccctgagaagaccataaggtgtggttcccat
Proteins encoded in this region:
- the LOC139863293 gene encoding uncharacterized protein, yielding MTVTAARSSILANESPSLEFEVHRELRQGDPLGPLQFLLIMERLHLILKDNVNKDISVRNFSGLKVNVSKSNLYGVGVQVGEVDIFTRCTSCQRGEFPFDYFGLLMGNTVNRVASSKVLIDRF